In a genomic window of Helianthus annuus cultivar XRQ/B chromosome 10, HanXRQr2.0-SUNRISE, whole genome shotgun sequence:
- the LOC110882808 gene encoding uncharacterized protein LOC110882808, which translates to MGCHGASRPWALLPCSASSSGCWKNIVKVGELKLSNGSVLNSFFSGKLGDGKTLAFWGDAWLSDEPLRLVYPNLFRIEKNKWVEVSERIKMVNNIKTLQWEWNSNPSSEAEVTELFQLLNDIHDIDWKGGPDNWIWKPDGDGVFNVKSAKSLLLSSYDAVQIPKFKWKVWVPIKCRIMVWRVALNRLPTNTDLIKRGVNLLHSGCTFCQVGTETACHLFTGCSYSNEVWNRIEVWCRLAPNILFDVSDVLQMPENQSLNKKARGILRGIIYTTVWAIWIERNNRIFNSKYRKPIEIVETIKYTTFLWVCNRSRWKDIEWSSWYLYPLD; encoded by the coding sequence ATGGGTTGTCATGGTGCAAGTAGACCGTGGGCTCTTCTCCCCTGTAGCGCATCATCTTCTGGGTGCTGGAAGAATATTGTGAAAGTGGGAGAGCTGAAACTGTCAAACGGGTCGGTGCTCAACTCCTTCTTTAGTGGTAAACTCGGGGACGGTAAGACTTTAGCGTTTTGGGGTGATGCTTGGTTAAGTGATGAACCACTTAGACTCGTCTACCCAAACCTGTTCAGGATTGAAAAAAATAAATGGGTTGAAGTGTCGGAGCGAATCAAGATGGTTAATAATATCAAAACTTTACAGTGGGAATGGAACTCGAACCCCAGCTCCGAAGCCGAAGTGACTGAGCTGTTTCAGCTTCTTAATGATATTCATGACATCGATTGGAAGGGAGGTCCAGATAATTGGATTTGGAAGCCTGATGGGGACGGCGTTTTCAACGTGAAATCGGCCAAAAGCCTGCTGCTTAGTTCATACGATGCTGTACAGATTCCGAAGTTTAAGTGGAAGGTGTGGGTACCGATCAAATGCAGGATCATGGTTTGGCGAGTTGCTCTCAACCGACTCCCAACTAACACTGATCTCATAAAACGGGGTGTTAATCTTCTTCATTCAGGCTGCACTTTCTGCCAGGTTGGTACCGAAACAGCTTGTCATCTTTTCACAGGTTGTTCGTATTCGAATGAAGTGTGGAATAGGATTGAAGTATGGTGTCGATTAGCCCCTAATATTCTGTTTGATGTTTCGGATGTTTTACAAATGCCGGAGAACCAGTCGCTAAATAAGAAGGCTAGAGGTATCTTAAGAGGTATTATTTACACGACCGTGTGGGCTATTTGGATCGAGCGTAACAATCGTATTTTTAATAGCAAGTATCGGAAGCCGATCGAGATTGTGGAGACCATTAAATATACGACTTTCCTCTGGGTTTGTAATAGGTCTAGATGGAAAGATATAGAATGGTCTAGTTGGTATTTGTACCCCTTGGATTGA